TGCCTTGGAAGAAATTACCTACTGAGCACTGTTTGACGACAGGTGCAAGTTTCAAGAGAGTCGCATCAATCACGAGAAGTGGGTCCCATTTGGTCAGGAATATATCCTAGAGGGACCCACTAACATAAAAAGTCACCCCCTCATCATGACGACCCCACTAAGGAAAGTCTATAAATAAAGGCCAATAGTGTGAGGGAGGTGGTTGGTAAATTTGGAGGGAGGAGAGACACacaagagaaaagagaagaatcaTCAAAAAGGGGTAAGCTTAGCACTACTACGCTTGAGTCTTCTCGAGAAGCACACATACAGGGTAAAAGAATATTGGATGGGCCTGAAATACCTTCTCTTAGGCTGTTGGGTTGGATTTAAGAGATTTTCCCATTATAGGAAATTCCACACCCCTCGAAACAAGTAAATTGGGagcaaaactcaaaaattcatCTAATACTTTGGGCCTGGTACCACAATTTTATTATAGAGAGCATGGATGCTTAATTTGTCTCAGACATCCTCGGCCACCTTTCAAAGAATTGAAGTGGTAACCATCCTTTATGTTTTCACGTTATATATTACAAGAGGTGGAGGGAAAAAGACATTCTCGTATTTAACCCTTCTAAATGTTTCTTATATCTTAGTTGAAGAAGATCCAACACAAAAAGGGATAGAAAATTTGATTGATGAAGACAAATTAGAGCATGAAAATATAgtgaaaaagtgggaaaaaatATCAAGTATTACATAAATTATGTTCTCTCTAATCACAAACTCATGCGATGTGaagaaaaatttgatttttttttttttttttttttatgttaagtAATAAATGGAAATAGTAGATGAGATTTAtaagagtccaaatcttctgtcctaTCAATTGTGCTCCACTTCATGCTCCaccaataaaatttaaacacctAGCCTCCTTCATTAAATGAGATAACTCTAACTTTTAACACCGTTAACGTTaaaataccttttttttcttttttcttccgcAGCTTTATTTCTTCTCTGTTTGACTGTTTTTGccttttggttctttttttttctctcttctccattGTGGTTTGAGTCAACAAGAACGgcttttggcttcttttttttcctcttctccATGTGGTTTGTCTCTTGCCGCAACTTTTGTTTCTGATTTGGACACTTCCCTATTTTGTCTCACTGTATTCCTTTCTCCCAAAGTGTTTCCggcttttgcttttgtttttgtgtgccATTCCTTTTGTCCTGTGCAGATTTGTTTCAACTGAGAGACTCCTGCTACAACAAGCAACTCTTTTACGTATTGTTCAATCACACAGTAAGTTCTCTCCTTTTGGTTTAgtgtaaataaatttattttttaaatttattttaagatttaTAACAACTTTCTTATATACACTTGTGTGAGTTTGTGtctaaagtgtgtgtgtgtgtgtgtgtgtgtgtgtgtgtgtgtgtgtgtgtatgtgttgtttattaaaaaaaaataactatgttgtttttgttttctattaagGTCATGAGTGATAGCAATTATCATACTAAGACTGATAGTCAATCGGTtcgaaaattgaattttgaagatGAGGATTCACCACTTGTGATAGTTGAACAACCAGAACCAATATCAATAGATAGCAACGATAAAATTCATGCTAATGTAGAAGAAGAAGTGATTCTGAAATTAGGAATTGAGTTTGAGATTGAGCATGATGTGTATGATTTCTATAATAGTTATGCGCGTGTAGTTGGATTTAGTATTAGGCGAAGTAAGGGCCATAAGGGTGATAAAGATGGTTCACGTAAATGGTTAGATAGAGTTTTTTGTTGCTCTTGCGAGGGTATACGAGGGAATGACAAAAGAGATGATAATGTGAAATGCCATCGTCCAGAAACAAGATGTGGTTGCAAAGCAGAGATGAAAATTAGTTGTAgatataatgaaaaatattgtgtggTAAAATTTGTGTCAGAGCACACACATGTCTTAGCTTCTCCTCGTAAGCGTATATTCCTTAGATCTCAGAGGTCCATTAATCCAGCCCAAGCTGTTGAGGCTGAATTAGCAGATAGTTCTGGAATTGCACCAAGAGCAAGTGTAGGACTAATGGCCAGAAGGGTAGGTGGACTTGACAATCTTGGCTTCATTCCTGAGGACTATAATAATTATTTGCGTACAAAACGAACAGAAGAGATGAAAAGCGGGGATACAAGAGGCTTACTTGAATATCTTCAAAGAATGCAATCTGAAGACCTTAATTTTTCTTATGCAATTCAGGTTGACCTTGATGATctaattacaaatattttttgggtagaTGGTAGAATGAAGTTGGATTATGAATATTTTAGGGATGTAGTGTGCTTTGATacaacttacaaaaaaaataaagaaggtaGGCCGTTTGCATTGTTTGTTGGTGTAAATCATCATAAACAAACTATCATCTTTGGTGCTGCATTGTTATATGATGAAACATCTGAGACTTTCATGTGATTGTTTGATTCTTTTCAGAAAGCAATGTTTGGTAAGAAACCACAGACTATCCTCACAGACCAAGATGCTGCAATGGCAAAAGCATTAGCTTCACAATGGCCAGAAACACATCATCGTTTATGTGTTTGGCATATGTACCAGAATGCAGCTAAGAATCTCAAAGAAGCGTTTGGAAGGTACAGTACTTTTGCAGCAGATTTTAGTGGTTGTGTATATGACCATGACTATGAAGATGATTTTTTAGATGCATGGGATAATATGCTTGATAAATATGATCTAAAGAATAACAGTTGGTTGCAAAGACAATTTGAGTTAAGGGAGAAATGGGCTTTGGTTTATGGGAGGAAAACATTCTGTGCTGATATGTCTACTACTCAGATAAGCGAGAGTATGAACAGTCCAATTAAAAGGTACATAACTTATAATTATGACTTGTTGCGTTTCCTTCATCACTTTCAAAGGTTGGTTGATGATAGACGTTTTGAAGAGTTGAGAGCAGATTTTAAAGCAACTCAAAGTAAACCATCATTAGAATATCCAGTAGAAATATTGAAGCATGCAGCAAGTGTTTATACTCCTGCAGTATTTAAGTTGTTTAATCGTGAATTATGGCTCACTTGGAATTGTGAATTGCATAAGGAGGGTGAGGTTGGATCTATGGTAAAATATAAAGTTATTTCTCCCCGTAAATCTCACCAACACATTGTTCAATTTGATTCATTGGCTTCTACAGTGATGTGTAGttgtaataaatttgaatttgttgaaattttatgTGCCCATGCCTTAAAAGTGCTAtctcttcaaaattgtaaaaggGTGCCAAATCAGTATATTTTAAAAAGGTGGACAAAAGATGCAAAAGTTGGTTCtgcaatgaaaatttttatgcaTGTAGGACCACGTGACCAAAATGCGGATGTGGGAAGTCGTTATAAAGTGTTGCTTAAATTGTATTCTAATTTGGCAGCAAGAGCTGCACTGACTGATGAGACTTTTTGTATTTCTTTGGATGCTCATGAAAGTACTTTGAACAAAGTAGAggcaaatttgaaaaatttatcaattgaaGAATCTACTGTTGGGAGCACTCATTTTGAATCAAAGGCTCAACAAGCTAATGATAATGTGCAGCCTACTAATTGTgaaggaaataaaattaaaggaattAAGCTTAAAGGGAGACAAGCATGTGTAGGGAAATCTCATAGAAGAAAGGGTGCATTAGAGAAAGCTACAAGAAAGAGAAAACGTCAAACTAAAGCATCCTCTCATATTCAACAGCTCACACCGGTATgaaatttgttttgtgttttgttacTTTGTACTTACGATTTGTTAGACAATAGTATGTACTAGTtctctaaattatttatatgattttcATTGTGAAATGTACCAAGAAAATAGCATGAGAAGTTTAAATACACTTGGCTTTACTGACATGCTAAACTTGACATAGGTAATTAAAtgaaagtttatttattaatttattttttgcttttatttttatttgtttcattgtgAAATGTATCAGGAAGATAACATGGGAAATTTAAATACACCTGGCTTTACTGATATGCCGAACTTAACAtaagtaattaaattaaagtttatttattgatttatttttcgcttttatatttatttgtttcattgtgAAATGTATCAGGAAGATAGCATGGCAAATTTAAATACACCTGGCTTTACTGATATGCTGAACTTGACACAGGTAATTAAAtgaaagtttatttaattattaattttttgctttgattttattgatttctGATTTGTTATACATTGATATGTAGGCACAATTACCCAAAGTGGGAAATCAAAGAAATTATGAAGATGTTGAATAACAAGATAGAATTGAAAATAGAAGCGTGATTGTTTGTAGGAATTTATCAACCATGCTCCAAGTCCATAGAGATCATGCATTGAGATATTGActtaattttgcaaattttttatcttctacTATGGTTTTTTAGATGTGTCTTTTAGTTAGATCTGGTTAGCAAAAAGGCTCATTGAACTTCTGTATTTGGGGGAGGagcattg
This portion of the Castanea sativa cultivar Marrone di Chiusa Pesio chromosome 7, ASM4071231v1 genome encodes:
- the LOC142643978 gene encoding protein FAR1-RELATED SEQUENCE 5-like, whose product is MSDSNYHTKTDSQSVRKLNFEDEDSPLVIVEQPEPISIDSNDKIHANVEEEVILKLGIEFEIEHDVYDFYNSYARVVGFSIRRSKGHKGDKDGSRKWLDRVFCCSCEGIRGNDKRDDNVKCHRPETRCGCKAEMKISCRYNEKYCVVKFVSEHTHVLASPRKRIFLRSQRSINPAQAVEAELADSSGIAPRASVGLMARRVGGLDNLGFIPEDYNNYLRTKRTEEMKSGDTRGLLEYLQRMQSEDLNFSYAIQVDLDDLITNIFWVDGRMKLDYEYFRDKAMFGKKPQTILTDQDAAMAKALASQWPETHHRLCVWHMYQNAAKNLKEAFGRYSTFAADFSGCVYDHDYEDDFLDAWDNMLDKYDLKNNSWLQRQFELREKWALVYGRKTFCADMSTTQISESMNSPIKRYITYNYDLLRFLHHFQRLVDDRRFEELRADFKATQSKPSLEYPVEILKHAASVYTPAVFKLFNRELWLTWNCELHKEGEVGSMVKYKVISPRKSHQHIVQFDSLASTVMCSCNKFEFVEILCAHALKVLSLQNCKRVPNQYILKRWTKDAKVGSAMKIFMHVGPRDQNADVGSRYKVLLKLYSNLAARAALTDETFCISLDAHESTLNKVEANLKNLSIEESTVGSTHFESKAQQANDNVQPTNCEGNKIKGIKLKGRQACVGKSHRRKGALEKATRKRKRQTKASSHIQQLTPEDSMANLNTPGFTDMLNLTQAQLPKVGNQRNYEDVE